The Streptomyces aurantiacus genome includes a region encoding these proteins:
- a CDS encoding SUKH-4 family immunity protein: MSTTDTGTRTITDTEAATGTETITGTETITLTEDALGPHVTHTPTRRWLTGPGLPADSGLLTFEALRTDGLRTVADSTGDPARLPADLRDQLVIGALRDPVAAETESVLLDGATGEVSTTCFLHDRPDLMERRPFAPSLRTLVGFVTATEEMSARSGRFASYEGRFGPKAVTGMSHRLLTEFEAGVDGEVPPFWKMAALIRPLALVAGPPEDSALTLDLPARLLDQEFGQGRVVRYEDVDFPVALAHEPTRRFLRETGLPEDGFLFQLDTDVPLPTLAEYYEDERPDVLTADQLPDGADHLIRLGHLVEDNSLVVDGATGAILDWSEPEATLRALNTDVSTLAFTLWLLHRERTIDESLSHELTAGAYDQLAATMTQTLSAVDPTGSAPLGEWHYWTEMFQDEAAGVL, from the coding sequence ATGAGCACGACGGACACCGGCACCAGGACGATCACAGACACCGAGGCGGCCACCGGCACGGAGACGATCACCGGCACGGAGACGATCACGCTGACCGAGGACGCACTGGGTCCGCATGTCACGCACACACCGACACGACGCTGGCTGACGGGGCCCGGACTGCCCGCCGACAGCGGCCTGTTGACCTTCGAGGCGTTGCGCACGGACGGGCTGCGTACCGTGGCGGACTCGACGGGAGACCCGGCCCGCCTCCCCGCGGACCTGCGCGACCAGTTGGTGATCGGCGCGCTGCGGGACCCCGTCGCCGCGGAGACGGAGTCGGTCCTGCTCGACGGAGCGACGGGCGAGGTGTCCACCACCTGCTTCCTCCACGACCGCCCCGACCTGATGGAGCGCCGCCCGTTCGCGCCTTCGCTCCGGACCCTCGTCGGCTTCGTGACGGCGACGGAGGAGATGTCCGCGAGAAGCGGCCGGTTCGCCTCCTACGAAGGCCGGTTCGGGCCGAAGGCCGTCACGGGAATGTCGCACCGGCTGCTTACGGAGTTCGAGGCGGGCGTCGACGGCGAGGTCCCGCCCTTCTGGAAGATGGCCGCGCTGATCCGCCCGTTGGCCCTCGTCGCGGGCCCGCCCGAGGACTCGGCGCTCACCCTCGACCTGCCCGCCCGCCTGCTGGACCAGGAGTTCGGTCAGGGCCGCGTCGTCCGCTACGAGGACGTCGACTTCCCCGTGGCGCTCGCGCACGAGCCGACCCGGCGCTTCCTGCGCGAGACGGGCCTGCCCGAGGACGGCTTCCTGTTCCAGCTGGACACGGACGTGCCGTTGCCGACCCTCGCCGAGTACTACGAGGACGAGCGCCCCGACGTGCTCACCGCCGACCAACTACCCGACGGCGCCGACCACTTGATACGCCTGGGTCATCTCGTCGAGGACAACAGCCTGGTCGTCGACGGCGCGACGGGCGCGATCCTCGACTGGAGCGAGCCCGAGGCGACCCTGCGCGCGCTGAACACGGACGTCTCCACGCTGGCCTTCACACTGTGGCTGCTCCACCGCGAGAGGACGATCGACGAGTCCCTGTCCCACGAGCTGACGGCGGGGGCCTACGACCAGCTGGCGGCGACGATGACGCAGACCCTGTCGGCGGTCGACCCGACGGGCTCCGCCCCGCTGGGCGAGTGGCACTACTGGACGGAGATGTTCCAGGACGAGGCGGCCGGAGTGCTCTGA
- a CDS encoding MFS transporter gives MTTLEPGDTGVAESPSAPTGAAPQEGVLGRSHRALSIGIVSVVLLIAFEATAVGTAMPVAARELDGIPLYAFAFSGYFTTSLFGMVLAGQWSDRAGPLGSLTAGIGAFAAGLLLSGTAGVMWLFILGRAVQGLGGGLVIVALYVVVGRAYPERLRPSIMAAFAASWVLPSVVGPLASGAVTEHLGWRWVFVGVPVLVVLPLALALPQIRRRASGPAEGTVAAPFDRRRIRLALGISLGAGLLQYAAQDLGWLSVIPGAAGAALLVPAVLGLLPRGTYRAARGLPSVVLLRGVAAGSFISAESFVPLMLVTERGLSPTMAGFSLAASGLTWALGSFVQARARVEPYRERLMALGMVLTAASIAAVPTVLIDGVPVWTVAVAWAIGCFGMGLVISSTSVLLLQLSAPGQAGNNSAALQISDGLANAMLLAVGGAAFAALGGGTVAHAATQASGGHPAAFVAVFLPMAGVALVGAWVTTRLRADST, from the coding sequence ATGACCACCCTGGAGCCGGGCGACACCGGCGTCGCCGAGAGCCCGAGCGCACCGACCGGAGCCGCCCCCCAGGAGGGCGTCCTCGGCCGCTCCCACCGGGCGCTGAGCATCGGGATCGTCTCCGTCGTGCTGCTGATCGCCTTCGAGGCGACGGCCGTCGGGACGGCGATGCCCGTCGCGGCGCGCGAACTCGACGGGATCCCGCTGTACGCGTTCGCGTTCTCCGGGTACTTCACGACGAGCCTGTTCGGCATGGTGCTGGCCGGGCAGTGGTCGGACCGGGCGGGCCCGCTCGGATCGCTCACCGCGGGGATCGGCGCGTTCGCGGCGGGGCTGCTGCTGTCCGGGACGGCCGGGGTCATGTGGCTGTTCATCCTCGGGCGGGCCGTACAGGGCCTGGGCGGCGGCCTGGTGATCGTCGCGCTGTACGTCGTCGTGGGACGGGCCTATCCGGAACGGCTGCGGCCGTCGATCATGGCGGCGTTCGCGGCGAGCTGGGTGCTCCCGTCCGTCGTCGGCCCGCTGGCCTCCGGCGCGGTGACCGAACACCTCGGCTGGCGCTGGGTGTTCGTCGGGGTGCCGGTGCTGGTGGTCCTTCCCCTGGCACTCGCGCTGCCGCAGATCCGCCGTCGGGCGTCCGGTCCGGCGGAGGGGACCGTCGCCGCGCCCTTCGACCGGCGGCGCATCCGGCTGGCGCTGGGCATCTCCCTGGGCGCCGGTCTGCTGCAGTACGCCGCACAGGACCTGGGGTGGCTGTCCGTGATCCCGGGCGCGGCGGGGGCGGCGCTGCTCGTCCCGGCGGTGCTCGGGCTGCTGCCGCGGGGGACCTACCGGGCGGCGCGCGGCCTGCCGTCCGTGGTGCTGCTGCGCGGGGTCGCGGCCGGGTCCTTCATCTCGGCGGAGTCGTTCGTGCCGCTGATGCTGGTCACCGAGCGGGGGCTGTCGCCGACCATGGCCGGGTTCTCGCTGGCGGCGAGCGGGCTCACCTGGGCGCTGGGTTCCTTCGTGCAGGCGAGGGCGCGGGTGGAGCCGTACCGGGAGCGGCTCATGGCGCTGGGAATGGTGCTGACCGCGGCCTCCATCGCCGCCGTGCCGACGGTGCTGATCGACGGGGTCCCCGTGTGGACGGTGGCGGTGGCCTGGGCGATCGGCTGCTTCGGCATGGGCCTGGTGATCTCCTCCACCAGCGTCCTCCTGCTGCAGCTCTCCGCCCCGGGCCAGGCCGGCAACAACTCCGCCGCCCTCCAGATATCCGACGGCCTCGCCAACGCCATGCTGCTCGCCGTCGGCGGCGCGGCCTTCGCGGCGCTGGGCGGCGGCACGGTCGCCCACGCGGCCACGCAGGCCTCCGGCGGCCACCCGGCGGCCTTCGTCGCGGTGTTCCTGCCGATGGCGGGGGTGGCGTTGGTGGGGGCTTGGGTGACTACTCGGCTGCGGGCCGATTCCACATGA